Genomic segment of Cyprinus carpio isolate SPL01 chromosome A13, ASM1834038v1, whole genome shotgun sequence:
GGCAATGCTTTCACGAGCTAATCTCCTCGGGTCAGTTCCGGGATCAAACCGTAATGAAGCAATAATGGGCCACATTATTCCAAATTTTTCAATCCGATGGAATTTAAAAGCCTTAATCGTATGCAAATAACGGCGAGGCAGAGAAAGTGACCCAAAAGACGAGCTGAATGGCCAGAAAAGAAAAGACTCCTGCACGTACCTGATCAAGGTGTCCCGATGATCTTGTAATTTCTTCACTGTCTGATTTTGATCCTCCTTCTCTGTCGTCTATAACCAAGTCGATGGGCATCTTTCCCTTCAAACAGCTGATGTACCGATGACAGAAATTGTCACAAAGTTCATGTACCTATAGATACAAGAGAAGCAAGGAGGGGGGGATCACAAAGGTTCATCACAGCGAGTTGACAAGTGCATCCAGAACTCCTATTGACATGGAAAACATTTCCCAATGGCATTTTCTGATAGCTATCAGACGCATCCAGAATGTGAAATAACTTCACTCCCTCTCAAAATAGAGATATCGCCGAAAATTGACACTGACAAGACAACTGACGGGCTACACCGTATTCAACACCCGTGTAAAATTCATCTGCTCCCGGGGTTGTGGCCATTAGAGAGATGACCTGCTTGACTGGCATTTAAGGTAAACTGTTTAATTTCGTCTAGTTATTTCATTACCACCTCTTTACAAGGGAATAATATGGTGGAGGACATTCAGTGGCGAGGGGAGAATTCTTCATTTATGGCAGAATGCTCAAACTATAGCTTCGCCGTGTTATCTCAGCACACATGACCCTAGAGGCTCATGCAAATATCTGGAGATTTGGAACCAATGGGTACCATGTTTATTCAATACTGTAAAACTATATGGTTTGGCAATAAATCACTTGATAAACAGGTGTTGATAAAATTCCTCCAAAGTGTGTATTGCTGATAAGTGCGCAAAACGTGCCATCTACGTGGTCGACTGTATTCCGGAATAACTAAagtcaataatataaaataaactgacaaaaACGCTTATAACTACGTTAGGTGGCACAGCATGCAGAGAAACATTTAAATTACTGCTATGAAATATATTTGGCCGTAGTAGCAGGTTGCATTGTAATTAAACTCGGAGGAGAAATAGGCAGCATGATTGATTTTGACACTAATTACAACAGACcaggaaaaatacatttatgcagATGAGGCCCATAGGTTTGAAAAGAGGACAGTTAGGGTTGGGGTACACTTTGATTACCTTTTCGAGCTCCAAAAGATGAAACCGTAAAACTTGAATGGCTTGTATCATCTGGAGAAAATTGACAAATGAAGAAAATTGTTCACTTTAAATGTGACGAAATAAACAGGCCCAAAACGATTAGGCTACTAACAAATTAAGTGATTTATGACATTTTGGATCATTTATAACTTGAGATCACGTTCAAGACAATGTACTGAAATTAAATCCAATTATACTTAATTTATAAATAGATTATCACTTTAATCCATGCTTTAATGAGAGGGATGTGTGTCCTCCGTCATCATATAGagatcatgcaaaaaaaaataatttgcattacaAAAAGTTTTTCATAACGATTAGCAATGCCATCAAGACATCAAACAATTCTAAGGAACACtttctgaatattttataaaagttataaaataaaactttcgaaggcaaatacaaaataataataatttgcactcACCAAATTATCCAGCTCGGGATTTGATGAAAATAGCGGCTTTTCTGCTCGAATCTGAGACgatatgcatgtaaataatttaaaatcgtgagagtgagtaaaaaatgcatttctttaaaaataaataaatgtatacatttaaatgcattaattagcccgggtttttttttatgatttaaggtTGCGGAGAGTAGCCTACGTCAACGCAGCAActatacacattaaaatatgcaaaaaacttTTTGCGCCATAAAACAGTTTCTGACCTGTTTTGCAAACACTGCTATATCCTCATTGAAAGACTCTGATGAACACACATCGCCCCCAGCCACACCGGGCTCTCGAGGTGTGCAAGTGGCTAATTCACATTTCTCAAAAATCAGTGCTAGAAGTGGGAACAGAGGGTGCCTGGAATAAAAACACAGAGGTCAGTGCGGGGAAAGCTCTGGATTAGCGAATGACATTTTATAAGAGTTTACAACTCCTTCTCAGTGTCTAAGCGGTATGTACAGAAAACGTTAGAACAATCTAATTTGCATTCAAGAAATTTCGATTTAACTAATCTTATGTCACCAAACAAAAGCAGGCCTACGTGCGTATCACTGCGCCACGATAATACAGATATAAAGTGTTTAAACATATGTTCATGTCGATTAATTTGTTGTGACTTGCACTATAACGAGCTTGTTAGTTGTGTACAGTATCGTGTCAAATCACAAGTAACTTGGATTCCTGAACGTATTATCAAAGACAGCAGTCAACATAAACAGTGGGCTACGAGATCACAGCATCTAAGAAATGCTCACGTTGAGTCTAGGCCAAGCATGCAATTTAACCATGGCTCAAATCGTGGGCCTATGTCTTGTGTAAATGTTTATGGACGTATCTAATTTATAATGAATGAGAGAAAGTTCTATAGCTTGTCACTACGTATTTTGAACGGCAACATTTATATACAGCGCTGTGATGAGAACTCTTGTGCTCGTGCAGCGCATTTGGGGTAACTCCGCACATCCAGATATGTTTGCACATTTTATGACCAGAACAGATAATCTATGTGCAAAATATCCTTTATGGTTTTGCGAGAGTGTTCATTGTAGCGCAGCtgtacaaaaaatttattttatcaatttaactaATGACTAGGCCTGaagtttaaacaaataaaaagttatagcTTAAACGCAACAATGTGTTTATGCACAATGATTTTGTTCTTTTCAGTATATATCAAcataattaaagtttaaaaactaaacattatcagaattttaaaacatactatatataaatgctgTGTCACAAAAAGAAAGTCAAAACGAACAGTCAAAGTTAAAATGGTGAACTAATGTAAAATTAAGAGGGGAAaacttttagaataaaaataccttttaaaaacattcaagttCTCAATAGGCTATGTTTTACAGCAACTATTACGGGACAAATAATGTATTATTGGCAAACTTCATCACAAAATATAGGTCTTGGCTATCTACACGTACCCGTAAATGGAGTCTTTATCTCTTTTTAGAGCGTCATTGACTGATGAGCCCATGCTGGGCGGCATGGCGTTGGTGTGGGCTGTGTGCGGGTACTGGTGGGAGTGGAGCTGGGGCCCGTGATTCAGGTGAACAGCCTGCATGGATCTGGCGGCGACGTGCGGGTCCCCGTACATCGTGCTCGGGATTCCTACTCCGTCCATCCCGTAGTGGGGTATATCTTCGTACTGCACACACACGAAGGGCAATATTCCCATGTTGTCACTTTTACCTcttacacaacatatatatagaaaaatctacactaaaagaaaatgtaaatgaaagctACATCGGATGATctcgggcaaaaaaaaaaaaaaaaaaaaaaaaaaaagtatggctTTTGCGAAATGAAAACACTTTGTTCCGTTATTACAAAGTAATTAATTATATCAACTGTACACGCATACTATCTCGTGGTTCTAtcactaaatgcaaaaatgttatttattgcaaaaactctcatgtgctttttaaaaaacagactgaaacagaCAGACTTAGAATACAGCGTCGGACACATCAACATGGAGTGCTGAGCTACAGCTTTATTGAGATCATCCCAAAAAAATATCACACGACTGTGCAGTGTTATGTTGTGCCACAattattgtaaatttttatttttacaaaagcaACTGAAGTAACAGGTAATGTCATTTGCATGTAACTATAGTTAATTATACTGTTGTCAAACTAAATTCATTATATACACTAGTTCAAACATTAACATACTTAGCAAATTTAGTATGAGTCtaattaaacacaaatttgtATTGTCCAATCGTGACTAACAGTTCAGTGGAATAttgttaagtttatttaaaataatctatcAGTGACATTGATAAGGTATCATAACTATTAAAAGGTTCATGATATTGTAAGGAAACTGTAATGATGAgaacataacacattttaattctaAATCTATAGCCTAGGTGTAAGCAAGACAGCAGGGTGCTGTTGTGCTTCCACCATCAAAAGCAAAAGCTCGGAGAGTTGTCTCATTCTGCTAACAAACTAtgctgccataaaaaaaaaaaaaaagaaagaaaaaaaagtaaatgtcaaCTTTACAAGTTCAAGCGCACAACtatgtttcattgtaatgttgtttaaaaatacagtagggAATGAAAATACAGactattatatatagtatatatatatatatatatatatatatatatatatatatatatatatataaataatattgcttAGTTGAATGTGTTGAACACCCTATTAATATTCCTGCACAGTATATTACCATAACATGTATTGTAATTACTTTTAGTTATGAGAGTTGAACTATTCCAATAGTTTCAAAGTTTTTCATAATTTGTCCTCGTGAAGAAATTAAAGAAAGTGCAGTGCGTATgttaaaattatggtttaaaaaaaggaATTGCTCCCTGTCAAACGTTATTAGAGagtattctatttaaaaatggtttcagTGTCCCGAAACTCTATACAGAGATACATGCATGAAAGTGAGCGGCGTAAAATTGAACATAACAACAAACTGGCacgcaaaagaaaagaaagtttgaCTGCGAGTCTGACTGTCATCGGCCACGTTTCAGTATTTCCAATTGCGTTCAACAATACGGAGTCGAAGAAACTTTTCGGGATACGTACCCTCTGCGCCATCGCCCTCCGCACTCCCTCGTCTTcctttaatcaaatatatatccCCTATGAGGCCAGGGTGAATAGGAAATAAATACGCAAATTCCAAATGTGGGATATGTTTTCTCCAAAAAATCCAACTGCCTCTTTCAAGCGAGCGATGAAGCCAGTCCTTCACCACAAGTTCAGCCAGGCGCGTTCAGCGAATAGGTCCCCTTCGCCTTCGCCTGCGCCTTCGCCTTCTTTCCCGTGGATAGCGACAAGGATCGAGCCAAATCTTCTTTTCCAAAACAGTATGAAAATAGCCCCTCAAACAAAACTAGCGCATCTCATGGCTTTTTGCCACTCCGACTGTCAATCAATCAAACGCGAGCTTGTCAAAgtgctgaatgaatgatgatcctCTGCGCGCTTCCACTGGTTAGCACCCCTAACGAGAAGACTACtcaaatgcacaaaaatgaaGCTCTCTCTCGTTTCTTTGATCACTCTCGGCTCCTGAGTTGATTTTTTATGCAATAGCTTCTAAATGAGATCAAGAGGAGGTGGGCTGATAATTCTGGCTTAGTTTTTCTTAAAGGAGCCACGATCGATGCTGCGAGCTGCCTTTCCCCGTTTGTGTACAATGAGTGTGTGTTGAACGCGGCTCAGCAGCTGAATCTGGACCAGACTGCTGAAACCCGGAAGTAGTGGTGGCCATAACAGGTCGCGTCTTGCACAATGCGATGGGCCACATCAAGTTCCAACCAAAGCAGGGGGGTGAAGTGTGTGGGACGCAGAGAAGCGCGGACCACTACTACCACGATTCAGCATGAACCGGGCTGTAACACAGAGAGACCGCGCTGTGCTTTTGGTGGTTTTCTGCACTGCGTTCGTTATGCGTGCCAAGACATGCGATGTATAAAGTCGTGTAAgcgtttgtatatatatatatatatatatatatatatatatatatatatatatatatatatatatatatatatatataaaagcagtGCTTTAAATATAACTACAAATGGAGCGTGGGCTCTTTCACATCAGGTCACTCTGTTCATTATCACTTCTAATCAGAGTATCCAAATGGGAGAGCGCTGTTTGCAATAGTCGAGAAACTTGGAAACCCTGTTCAGTGTGCGTAATGAAGTTTTCCGGCACGCCGTGTATTACGCGGAAGCCCAGATAAATGTGCTGCACTAATATTACGAAATACACTTTTAAACATATGCCTGAATACTTTACATTTCACACAAACATCATTTTTTCAGAAACAGCATATGCTGCGCTTCACAAGTGCTGTGTGCGCCTTCAGCCAAAACACCCCCGCCATTTGTGAATGGGCTCATCCACTTACTGTAGGATCTTAGGAGTTTGGTGCAGTGTCCAATGAAAGAGTGCTACAGTGAATCAAGACGTCTATTGGTTCAAAGAATGGTCAATCATTAATTTATCGGTCGATATGCTTCCATAAATGAAGAAAGGGTGGAATGAAAATATTGTAATCTTGAGGGAAAATGTAGTCTTCGTATTGTTTTGTTCCTttgctactctctctctctctctaacacacacacacgtagtcTTATCTCCCACTTAAACacacataatattattttaatatataaatgtaaatgtttgtttattaattttatcttgtaattaaaaggaaacccgagaatgtatttaatattttatgctaaaaaaaatccTCTCCTGACAAGAACTCCCTCGTGCCATCATATTCCTATTCCTTTCCTATTTCTGAACTTTTAACTACTTATTCCAGTATTTTCAGTGTCAGTCTGTACAGTGCAAAATACACTATTGTACAATTTGAAAAAGTGGTTTGTGTTCtggtaaatttaaaatacatgaagGAAGCTGTctgttgttataaataataaatattccaTAAAATGCTCAAATGAAATAGCTGAATAAGAGGCTTTAAACATACACTGACTGATGTGCATCAAGTGCACAATTGTGGGCAATACAACTGATCCGGTGACAAGGTGTATGAAGTTTGTCTGAGGAGGATCTGTCATCGATCAGAAGCGATTAAAGCTAGGAACAGTGTCTTTTCAGCTGCCGTGAGCATCACACAACCCTCGCTTCCCGCCGAAGAGAAGCAGTAGGATCCGCCGCGCACATTTATAGGCATGAAATTACTATCAAATCCCCAAAGCGCTCGGCAAACGAAGGGTGCGCGCTGCGCGGGTGAGGGATCTGATGTTGACTTAAACACAAATGAAAGGAGGATTCATGCAACAGAAAGAACAGATATATGCCTAACCCGACGCCGTACAACAGATACACACTCACGCGTTTATTGGTAAGTAGGCTGTAATGTATTTTTCAAGTACATAATATGACAATAAAGTTTTAGTTTATCTAAATTATTGTTAgctcaaaaaagtattttaatttcagttaagtcGCCTATGTACTGTAGGTGTAATGTATGTTATAAATTATAGGTGACCTGAGTTAACTCAATTGTTTCATTGATGTTTGCTATCCCAACATTAGTTTTGTGTCTGTCTCAATTATGAGAGAACCAAACGGGATGACATGAAAGCTGTGCTTACCCAAACGCTTAACTGCTGTCACAGTACCAGAATagcattataaagtaattaaGTTCCTTCAATTAGCATCTATAAAAGCACGCTATAGAACACAATGAGGGCATGGACTTTCACTGTTTAAGTTGCCTTTTAGTGAGGGTCAGCAGATTGCAGCACGCATCAGTGAGTTAATGCCATCATTTCGGATAATTTGGGTTTAGAAAGAGATGTGAAACTTTAGACGTAAAAAAGAAACTGGGAGTTTAAAAATAAGTCCGTGCGCCTGTGCGCCTGATACATTatcaaatggaataaaaaaaaaagataaagataaagcaTATCTTCGCATCACTGGCAACAT
This window contains:
- the LOC109098127 gene encoding homeobox protein Meis1 isoform X2; the protein is MAQRYEDIPHYGMDGVGIPSTMYGDPHVAARSMQAVHLNHGPQLHSHQYPHTAHTNAMPPSMGSSVNDALKRDKDSIYGHPLFPLLALIFEKCELATCTPREPGVAGGDVCSSESFNEDIAVFAKQIRAEKPLFSSNPELDNLMIQAIQVLRFHLLELEKVHELCDNFCHRYISCLKGKMPIDLVIDDREGGSKSDSEEITRSSGHLDQTSWNRDHDDAASTRSGGTPGPSSGGHTSHSGDNSSEQGDGLDNSVASPSTGDDDDPDKEKKRNKKRGIFPKVATNIMRAWLFQHLTHPYPSEEQKKQLAQDTGLTILQVNNWFINARRRIVQPMIDQSNRAVSQGAPYNPDGQPMGGFVMDGQQHMGIRPPGPMSGMGMNMGMEGQWHYM